One region of Triticum aestivum cultivar Chinese Spring chromosome 6B, IWGSC CS RefSeq v2.1, whole genome shotgun sequence genomic DNA includes:
- the LOC123136506 gene encoding testis-expressed protein 2, which translates to MAVAIFLSGFLLGLLALALAEGAALLWAVRALRRRGPRPPPPEAAAAELCGDRPFPAEKQGFLWMLEPGKVPKVRNGNRLPPTGVQKGVKDKKNIVEVSPIRMPAKIQGHSLVLTGSDGSQITIELLDCTVLAVSASNLPSRKWSKRYPIKLESKGSEICKRSKVCYLYVDTSWEKESWCKALRLASSTDKEKLKLHTRLSEEFRSYISSLHAGYPCFLKPTALSAEDREIMDKAVKSDGSSKMRLFLKKLARKASIKAPQMTRTSSASAQAERKTFQKTRSYNGAALIDAQEERSSSSSSLLDIKQPSTPSSDFSYSNRFSDSPETNVDEKFADEGTLCWNLLISRLFFDAKMSDDISKSIRTRLQRKLSNMRTASYIGEITLTDFSLGELPPYLRRMRVVPRDLNELWAFEFDFEYCSEIILNAEARLEVQEPELKKDIMRTNPEADTNGNQSGPSQLLASVVEDEDEADVLRCSKSTGRKSRWKNILHSITDHVSQVPFSLAIKVTSIRGTMHMHIKPPPSDQIWYGFTSMPELVWELESSVGDRKITNSHIASLISNRIKASLHQSLVLPNCESIPMSWMISEKDDWVPRRAAPFIWLNREHGEATSSHSSDMGKLQPDDVAALKVSSNSEASKSSPPAPSTRSDDEPLKKVTSTRWPNQEPTTEASTSSGSSLPSEAEPSNQLMAPLLSTREFEEDASENAAAGSSLQVVAVVPAGHRRPPLSSSASPGEYDLKRKGSKRAAVIGLGRKMSGKLEEKTRHIVEKIKESSGKEQ; encoded by the exons ATGGCGGTGGCGATCTTCCTCTCGGgcttcctcctcggcctcctcgcgCTCGCTCTCGCGGAGGGGGCGGCGCTTCTCTGGGCGGTCCGCGCCCTGCGCCGCCGGGGGCCAAGGCCTCCGCCTCctgaggccgccgccgccgaactctGCGGCGACCGGCCGTTCCCCGCCGAGAAGCAG GGTTTTCTCTGGATGTTAGAGCCAGGAAAGGTGCCAAAAGTTAGAAACGGCAACCGCCTACCACCAACTGGGGTTCAGAAAGGCGTGAAGGATAAAAAGAACATCGTCGAGGTTTCTCCGATAAGGATGCCGGCTAAAATTCAAGGCCACTCGCTTGTCTTGACAGGTTCCGATGGTTCTCAGATAACCATTGAGCTTCTGGATTGCACTGTTCTTGCTGTTTCTGCTTCTAACCTACCGTCACGTAAATG GTCTAAGAGGTATCCAATAAAACTAGAAAGCAAGGGATCTGAGATTTGCAAGCGGAGCAAGGTATGCTATCTTTATGTGGACACCTCTTGGGAGAAAGAATCATGGTGTAAAGCACTTCGTCTTGCATCTTCTACAGACAAGGAGAAACTGAAATTGCATACCAGGTTGAGTGAAGAGTTCAGAAGTTACATATCCTCTTTACACGCTGGATACCCTTGTTTCCTGAAACCAACTGCACTTTCTGCTGAGGATCGTGAAATTATGGACAAGGCAGTAAAGTCTGATGGGTCGTCAAAAATGCGCCTTTTCCTTAAGAAGTTGGCTAGGAAGGCGTCTATAAAAGCTCCCCAGATGACTAGAACAAGCTCAGCCTCAGCACAAGCAGAAAGAAAGACGTTCCAAAAAACACGCAGCTACAATGGTGCCGCACTGATTGATGCACAAGAAGAAAGGTCAAGCAGTAGTTCATCATTACTAGACATAAAGCAACCCAGTACGCCTAGTTCTGATTTCAGTTACAGCAACAGGTTCTCAGATTCTCCTGAAACAAATGTAGATGAAAAGTTTGCTGACGAAGGCACACTTTGTTGGAACCTCCTAATCTCTCGGTTGTTTTTTGATGCTAAAATGAGTGATGATATAAGTAAATCCATTAGAACACGCCTTCAG CGAAAATTGTCAAACATGAGAACTGCCTCCTATATTGGTGAAATTACACTTACTGATTTCAGTCTTGGGGAACTTCCACCATATTTGCGTAGGATGAGAGTCGTCCCAAGGGATCTCAATGAACTGTGGGCTTTCGAATTTGATTTTGAATATTGTAGTGAAATAATACTGAATGCTGAAGCAAGACTTGAGGTTCAGGAACCAGAGCTGAAAAAAGACATAATGAGAACTAATCCCGAAGCGGATACTAATGGCAACCAATCTGGACCTTCGCAACTTTTGGCTTCTGTAGTGGAAGATGAAGATGAGGCAG ATGTGTTAAGGTGCTCAAAGAGCACTGGGAGGAAATCAAGGTGGAAAAATATCTTGCATTCAATCACTGATCATGTCTCTCAG GTGCCGTTTTCGTTGGCAATTAAAGTAACTTCTATTCGTGGGACAATGCACATGCATATAAAGCCTCCTCCCTCGGATCAAATCTGGTATGGATTTACATCAATGCCAGAGCTTGTGTGGGAATTGGAGTCTTCAGTTGGGGACAGAAAGATCACCAACAGCCACATCGCTTCGCTTATCAGCAACAGAATCAAG GCTTCACTTCACCAAAGCTTGGTACTGCCGAATTGTGAAAGTATTCCCATGTCATGGATGATATCAGAGAAGGATGATTGGGTGCCTCGCAGAGCTGCACCTTTTATATGGCTGAATCGTGAACACGGCGAGGCAACAAGCAGTCATAGTTCAGACATGGGTAAGCTCCAGCCTGATGATGTTGCCGCACTAAAGGTCAGCTCCAACAGCGAAGCTAGCAAATCAAGTCCACCTGCTCCTTCAACTAGAAGCGACGACGAACCGCTGAAGAAGGTGACATCCACTCGTTGGCCTAACCAAGAACCCACAACAGAAGCATCAACCAGCTCTGGTTCTTCCCTTCCTTCAGAAGCTGAACCTTCTAACCAGTTGATGGCGCCGCTGCTGAGTACCAGGGAATTCGAGGAAGATGCTTCTGAAAATGCAGCAGCGGGCTCTTCTCTTCAGGTAGTAGCGGTGGTACCTGCTGGGCATCGGCGGCCGCCATTGTCATCCTCTGCTTCTCCTGGGGAGTATGACCTGAAGAGGAAAGGCAGCAAGCGAGCTGCGGTGATCGGTTTGGGGAGGAAGATGAGCGGCAAATTGGAAGAAAAGACGCGGCATATTGTCGAGAAGATCAAGGAGAGTTCTGGAAAGGAGCAATAG
- the LOC123133922 gene encoding patatin-like protein 2 produces MPCPKLKSLKSLTVNLAAVEPRESSRLLPTPRTPTPSYGSIVTVLSIDGGGVRGIIPGTILGFLEEKLQELDGPEARVADYFDVIAGTSTGGLVTAMLTAPNADGRPLFAAKDINAFYLEHCPKIFPRVRRGPLGLLKSIKGPKYNGKYLHSVVRKLLGETRVSQALQNIVVPAFDIKLLQPIIFSRYDAQSDVAKDALLSDVCISTSAAPTYLPGHHFETTYKHGKPRAFNLIDGGVAANKPTLLAMTHVSKQILMGNNDFFPIKPADYGKFLILSLGTGSAKLADKFDAAQCSKWGIFGWLYNKGVSPLIDSFCQASAHLVDIHASVLFQALHCERRYLRIQDDDLKGNTCSVDVATPENLDMLVDVGKALLKKQVCRVDVETGKSVPDMKRGTNEEELTHFARMLSHERKSRLQKKQSSAAK; encoded by the exons ATGCCGTGTCCCAAGTTGAAGAGTCTCAAGTCACTCACCGTCAACCTGGCGGCGGTGGAGCCCCGGGAGTCCAGCCGCCTGCTCCCGACGCCACGAACCCCGACGCCGTCGTATGGAAGCATCGTCACCGTCCTGAGCATCGACGGCGGGGGCGTACGCGGCATCATCCCGGGCACCATCCTCGGTTTCCTCGAAGAGAAGCTCCAG GAACTTGATGGACCCGAGGCCAGGGTGGCCGACTACTTCGATGTGATTGCAGGGACCAGCACCGGCGGGCTGGTGACCGCCATGCTCACCGCCCCTAATGCCGACGGCCGCCCGCTCTTCGCCGCCAAGGACATCAACGCCTTCTACCTGGAGCACTGCCCAAAGATCTTCCCTCGCGTCAGGCGCGGGCCTCTCGGCTTGCTCAAGAGCATCAAGGGGCCCAAGTACAACGGCAAATATCTGCACTCCGTCGTGCGAAAGCTGCTCGGGGAGACACGCGTGAGCCAAGCGTTGCAGAACATCGTCGTCCCTGCCTTCGACATCAAGCTGCTGCAGCCAATCATCTTCTCCAGATACGAT GCTCAAAGCGACGTCGCCAAAGACGCCCTCCTCTCCGACGTATGCATCAGCACGTCCGCCGCGCCCACCTACCTGCCCGGCCACCACTTCGAGACCACGTACAAGCACGGCAAGCCGCGCGCATTCAATCTGATCGACGGCGGCGTCGCGGCAAACAAGCCGACGCTGCTGGCCATGACCCACGTCAGCAAGCAGATCCTCATGGGCAACAATGATTTCTTCCCCATCAAACCGGCCGACTATGGGAAGTTCCTCATCCTCTCCCTGGGCACCGGGTCGGCCAAGCTCGCGGACAAATTCGACGCAGCCCAGTGCAGCAAGTGGGGCATCTTCGGGTGGCTCTACAACAAAGGTGTGTCCCCGCTCATCGATAGTTTTTGTCAGGCAAGCGCTCACCTTGTGGACATCCACGCATCCGTGCTCTTCCAGGCGCTGCATTGCGAGAGGCGCTACCTTCGCATCCAAGATGACGATCTCAAGGGGAACACTTGCTCCGTCGACGTGGCCACGCCGGAGAACTTGGACATGCTTGTCGACGTCGGCAAGGCACTACTGAAGAAACAGGTGTGTAGAGTGGACGTCGAGACCGGAAAAAGCGTGCCGGACATGAAGAGGGGCACCAACGAGGAAGAGCTGACCCATTTCGCCCGAATGTTGTCGCATGAACGCAAGTCCAGGCTCCAAAAGAAGCAGAGCAGCGCTGCAAAGTAA
- the LOC123133923 gene encoding uncharacterized protein isoform X2 has translation MSKTKSGGEDRTGRSHKSRRACNSKGRASEPMASFSEKVRKSKKGTKKGGDDLASRPDERDGDLLPRSHKSTIVRDVYTYARYKEQFGDLESMGYPEPPITMPDDDMLLVNTFEETFGDTYPEGDWLEFSKKASSNIDRYVVALASFSGEKRHFACSGFFIEWNGSTVIVTSASLVRSSSDENKIDENLRIEVLLPRKQRIKGTLQHYSLHYNVALVSVEGCRVLCPAIIQRLRYVCSKIAAVGRCFESGALMAVIAEEVTWTGTLDCVCVERISRRITKAGTGGPLVNLDGEVVGMDFYDTRIGTPIVMWDHVQCILEHFREKSKAGEVGNDSGEAFWKLDGDPSDRLNRWPVPAPCWRSRDDVDADKKSEEDELNLEPPPPSDSFDWSFNFFNFFEQEPGSKPSSSRRSNEPRSNPYIYGYIDGERVLLSV, from the exons ATGAGCAAGACTAAAAGCGGTGGCGAGGATCGCACAGGAAGGTCACATAAGAGTAGACGAGCTTGCAATAGTAAAGGAAGGGCATCCGAGCCAATGGCCTCAT TCTCGGAGAAGGTGCGGAAAAGTAAGAAGGGAACTAAGAAGGGGGGCGATGATCTCGCAAGCAGACCGGATGAGAGGGATGGTGATCTTCTCCCAAGATCACATAAGAGCACAATAGTTCGCGATG TATACACATATGCTCGCTACAAGGAACAGTTTGGGGATCTAGAGTCCATGGGTTACCCTGAGCCACCAATAACCATGCCAGATG ATGACATGCTTTTGGTTAATACTTTTGAGGAGACTTTTGGTGACACATACCCTGAAGGTGATTGGCTTGAATTCAGTAAAAAGGCCTCTTCCAACATAGATCGCTATGTTGTCGCGCTTGCTTCATTCAGTG GAGAGAAAAGGCATTTTGCATGCTCAGGTTTTTTTATCGAATGGAACGGATCTACGGTTATTGTGACATCGGCGAGCTTGGTCAGGAGTTCAAGTGATGAGAACAAGATTGATGAAAACTTGAGG ATCGAAGTGTTGCTTCCCAGGAAACAGCGCATAAAGGGCACGCTACAGCACTACAGTTTACACTACAACGTTGCTCTAGTCAGCGTCGAGGGTTGCCGTGTGTTGTGTCCAGCGATTATTCAGCGTCTTCGGTATGTGTGCTCTAAAATAGCAGCCGTAGGGCGCTGTTTCGAATCAGGCGCGCTGATGGCCGTGATCGCAGAAGAGGTCACCTGGACAGGCACGCTCGATTGCGTTTGCGTTGAACGAATCTCACGTAGAATCACCAAG GCTGGTACGGGAGGACCCCTTGTTAATTTGGACGGGGAAGTTGTCGGCATGGACTTCTACGACACGAGGATCGGAACCCCTATCGTGATGTGGGATCATGTTCAGTGCATTCTGGAACATTTTCGTGAAAAGAG TAAGGCTGGTGAAGTTGGGAATGACAGTGGTGAGGCTTTCTGGAAATTGGATGGGGATCCCAGCGACAGGCTAAACAG GTGGCCCGTGCCCGCGCCATGTTGGCGCAGTCGCGACGACGTGGACGCGGACAAGAAATCCGAGGAGGATGAGCTGAACCTCGAACCCCCGCCCCCCAGTGACAGTTTCGACTGGAGCTTCAATTTCTTCAATTTTTTTGAACAGGAGCCGGGCTCTAAACCCTCATCCAGCCGCAGAAGCAACGAACCCCGCAGTAACCCATACATTTACGGATACATAGATGGGGAGagagttttgctttctgtttga
- the LOC123133923 gene encoding uncharacterized protein isoform X1, with translation MSKTKSGGEDRTGRSHKSRRACNSKGRASEPMASSVSEKVRKSKKGTKKGGDDLASRPDERDGDLLPRSHKSTIVRDVYTYARYKEQFGDLESMGYPEPPITMPDDDMLLVNTFEETFGDTYPEGDWLEFSKKASSNIDRYVVALASFSGEKRHFACSGFFIEWNGSTVIVTSASLVRSSSDENKIDENLRIEVLLPRKQRIKGTLQHYSLHYNVALVSVEGCRVLCPAIIQRLRYVCSKIAAVGRCFESGALMAVIAEEVTWTGTLDCVCVERISRRITKAGTGGPLVNLDGEVVGMDFYDTRIGTPIVMWDHVQCILEHFREKSKAGEVGNDSGEAFWKLDGDPSDRLNRWPVPAPCWRSRDDVDADKKSEEDELNLEPPPPSDSFDWSFNFFNFFEQEPGSKPSSSRRSNEPRSNPYIYGYIDGERVLLSV, from the exons ATGAGCAAGACTAAAAGCGGTGGCGAGGATCGCACAGGAAGGTCACATAAGAGTAGACGAGCTTGCAATAGTAAAGGAAGGGCATCCGAGCCAATGGCCTCAT CAGTCTCGGAGAAGGTGCGGAAAAGTAAGAAGGGAACTAAGAAGGGGGGCGATGATCTCGCAAGCAGACCGGATGAGAGGGATGGTGATCTTCTCCCAAGATCACATAAGAGCACAATAGTTCGCGATG TATACACATATGCTCGCTACAAGGAACAGTTTGGGGATCTAGAGTCCATGGGTTACCCTGAGCCACCAATAACCATGCCAGATG ATGACATGCTTTTGGTTAATACTTTTGAGGAGACTTTTGGTGACACATACCCTGAAGGTGATTGGCTTGAATTCAGTAAAAAGGCCTCTTCCAACATAGATCGCTATGTTGTCGCGCTTGCTTCATTCAGTG GAGAGAAAAGGCATTTTGCATGCTCAGGTTTTTTTATCGAATGGAACGGATCTACGGTTATTGTGACATCGGCGAGCTTGGTCAGGAGTTCAAGTGATGAGAACAAGATTGATGAAAACTTGAGG ATCGAAGTGTTGCTTCCCAGGAAACAGCGCATAAAGGGCACGCTACAGCACTACAGTTTACACTACAACGTTGCTCTAGTCAGCGTCGAGGGTTGCCGTGTGTTGTGTCCAGCGATTATTCAGCGTCTTCGGTATGTGTGCTCTAAAATAGCAGCCGTAGGGCGCTGTTTCGAATCAGGCGCGCTGATGGCCGTGATCGCAGAAGAGGTCACCTGGACAGGCACGCTCGATTGCGTTTGCGTTGAACGAATCTCACGTAGAATCACCAAG GCTGGTACGGGAGGACCCCTTGTTAATTTGGACGGGGAAGTTGTCGGCATGGACTTCTACGACACGAGGATCGGAACCCCTATCGTGATGTGGGATCATGTTCAGTGCATTCTGGAACATTTTCGTGAAAAGAG TAAGGCTGGTGAAGTTGGGAATGACAGTGGTGAGGCTTTCTGGAAATTGGATGGGGATCCCAGCGACAGGCTAAACAG GTGGCCCGTGCCCGCGCCATGTTGGCGCAGTCGCGACGACGTGGACGCGGACAAGAAATCCGAGGAGGATGAGCTGAACCTCGAACCCCCGCCCCCCAGTGACAGTTTCGACTGGAGCTTCAATTTCTTCAATTTTTTTGAACAGGAGCCGGGCTCTAAACCCTCATCCAGCCGCAGAAGCAACGAACCCCGCAGTAACCCATACATTTACGGATACATAGATGGGGAGagagttttgctttctgtttga